One Castanea sativa cultivar Marrone di Chiusa Pesio chromosome 4, ASM4071231v1 DNA window includes the following coding sequences:
- the LOC142630437 gene encoding phosphoserine phosphatase, chloroplastic, whose protein sequence is MEGLVGSQMTPITAHCKQLSSPFLPVFSPRFTKKFNLSLIGMSKSPKSLNLIAASVQPLESAKLGHFDNTLQSKEVLELWTNANAVCFDVDSTVCLDEGIDELAEFCGAGKAVAEWTSRAMSGSVPFEEALAARLSLFNPSLSQVQDFLEKRPPRLSPGIEELVKKLRANNTTVYLISGGFRQMINPVASILGIPPENIFANQLLFGSSGEFVGFDTNEPTSRSGGKATAVQQIRKAHGYKALVMIGDGATDLEARKPGGADLFICYAGVQHREAVAAKADWVVFNFRDLINSLE, encoded by the exons ATGGAAGGGTTGGTGGGTTCACAGATGACACCAATTACTGCTCATTGTAAGCAACTTAGCTCACCTTTCCTTCCTGTGTTTTCTCCCCGATTTACGAAAAAATTCAATCTCAGTCTAATTGGGATGAGCAAATCACCTAAATCATTGAACTTAATTGCTGCTTCCGTTCAACCATTGGAATCTGCTAAGTTGGGCCACTTCGATAACACTCTACAATCCAAAG AGGTTCTTGAGTTATGGACAAATGCCAATGCGGTGTGCTTTGATGTTGATAGTACCGTGTGCCTAGATGAGGGCATTGATGAACTTGCGGAATTTTGTGGAGCTGGAAAGGCTGTTGCAGAATGGACTTCTAG GGCAATGAGTGGCTCTGTTCCTTTTGAGGAGGCCTTGGCTGCCAGATTATCTTTGTTTAATCCTTCCCTTTCCCAAGTCCAGGACTTTCTTGAAAAGAGGCCCCCAAG GCTTTCTCCTGGCATAGAAGAGTTAGTCAAGAAGCTGAGGGCTAATAATACCACTGTTTACCTGATCTCTGGAGGCTTTCGTCAAATGATCAAT CCTGTTGCATCGATCCTTGGGATTCCACCTGAAAACATATTTGCCAATCAACTTCTTTTTGGAAGTTCTGGGGAGTTTGTGGGCTTTGACACCAATGAGCCTACTTCAAGGAGTGGAGGAAAAGCCACTGCAGTACAACAGATAAGGAAG GCTCATGGGTACAAGGCATTAGTCATGATTGGGGATGGTGCAACTGATCTTGAG GCTCGTAAGCCAGGAGGTGCAGACTTGTTTATTTGTTATGCTGGTGTCCAACATCGAGAGGCTGTTGCAGCAAAAGCCGATTGGGTCGTTTTCAATTTTAGAGATCTGATAAATTCCTTGGAATAG